From the Thermus brockianus genome, the window AGCCCAAGGAGGCCATGTTCCGCATGGTGGAGCTCTCCACCCGCCTCCTCCCCGAAGCACGGCCCCGCTACCTCATGGGGGTAGGCCATCCCGAGGACCTGGTGGCGGCCATGGGCCTTGGGGTAGACCTCTTTGACTGCGTCTACCCCACCCGCACGGGCCGCTTCGGGAGCGCCTTGGTGCCCGAGGGCCGCCTCAACCTGAAAAACGCCCGCTTCCTGGAGGAAAAGGGCCCCTTGGAGGAGGGGTGCGACTGCTACGCCTGCCAAACCTTCAGCCGGGGCTACATCGCCCACCTGGTGCGGGCCGGGGAGATGCTTGGGGGCATCCTCCTTTCCCTGCACAACCTCCGCTACCTCCACCGCCTCACGGAGGAAGCCCGGAGGGCCATAAGGGAAGGAACCTACGGGGATTTCGCCCGGGCCTTCGCCGAAAGGCGCTTTGGCAAAGAGGTGCCCCGTTGGTTCCGGGAGGCCTTGGCCGCCGGGGGACACTGGTAAAATGCCCCTGGTATGACGCCAAGGCACCTTATTTTGGGCCTCCAGCACACGGTGGCCATGTTCGGGGCCACGGTGCTGGTGCCCCTCCTCACCGGGCTCAACCCGGCGGTGGCCCTCTTCACCGCCGGGGCAGGCACGCTTCTCTTCCACCTGGTCACGGGGCGGATGGTTCCCGTCTTCTTGGGCTCCAGCTTCGCCTTCATCGCCCCCATCCTGGCGGCCAAGGAGGCGGGGTTTTCCCTGGCGGCGGTGGGCGGGGGCATTGCGGCGGCGGGGCTCGTCTATGCCCTTTTTGCCCTTTTGGTGCTCCTCATCGGTTCCGAAAGGGTACGGCAGGTCTTCCCCCCGGTGGTCACGGGCCCCGTCATCGTGGTCATCGGCCTCACCCTGGCCCCGGTGGCGGTCAGCATGGCGGCCAAGGACTGGCTCCTGGCCATCGCCACCTTTTTGGGCGCGGTGGTGAGCGCCGTCTTCTTCCGGGGGCTTTTCCAGATGATCCCCGTGCTGATGGGGGTAGGGGTGGGGTACCTTCTCGCCCTCCTCCTGGGCCGGGTGGACCTAAGGCCCCTGGGGGAGGCCTCCTGGTTCGGCCTTCCCAGCTTCACCCTGGCTTCCTTTGAGTGGGGAGCGGTGCTCCTCATCGCCCCCGTGGCCTTGGTCACGGTGATGGAGCACATCGGGGACATCCTCACCAACGGCCGGGTGGTGGGGAAGGACTTCTTCGCCCGCCCGGGCCTCCACCGCACCCTTTTAGGGGATGGCCTGGCCACCAGCCTGGCGGGGCTTTTGGGCGGGCCCGCCAACACCACCTATTCGGAGAACACCGGGGTCCTGGCGGTGACCAAGGTCTATGACCCCCTGGTCCTCCGCATCGCTGCGGTCTTCGCCATCCTCCTTTCCTTCTCCCCCAAGCTCGCCGCCCTCCTCCAGACCCTGCCCCAGGGGGTCCTGGGGGGGATCTCCATGCTCCTTTTCGGCATGATCGCCTCCGTGGGCATCCGCACCCTGGCGGAGGCCGAGATTGACTTCACCCATAGCCGGAACCTCATCGTGGTCTCCGCCGTTCTGGTCCTAGGCCTGGGCGGGGCCGTGGCCAACCTGGGCTCGGTGCAGGTGGCGGGGGCAGCGGTGCCCCTCAAGGTGAGCGGGATGGCCCTGGCCGCCTTGGCGGGCGTGGCCCTGAACCTCCTTTTGCCCAAGCAGCTTGAACCGGAGGAGCTGGCCACGGAGGAGGAACGCCTACCTTAGCCCTCCCGGTAAAAACGGCTCCCTTTGTAGTAGTCCTCCAGGAGGACCTTCAAGAAGGCGGCGGCGGGCACCCCCAAAAGGGCACCCCAAAGGCCAAAGAGGCTCGCCCCGGTAAGGATGGCGGCGATGGCCGTCACCGGGTGGAGCCTCGTGGCCCGGCCCACGATGAAGGGGCCGAAGAGGTTCCCCTCCAGCTGGTTGGCGAGCCATAGGACCAGAAGGGCGAGGAGGACCTTGAGCCAGCCCCCGGTGGCGGCGAGGAGCAGGGCGGGCACCCCGGAGACGATCACCCCCACGAAGGGGATGAGGTTGAACACCCCCGCCAAAAAGCCCAGGCTGGCCGCCAACGGCACCCCCACGAACCAAAGCCCCACCCCCACGATGAGGCCCACCAAGAAGGCCACGAGGAGCTGGCCCCGGATATACCCCCCCACGCTCCGGTCCAGCTTGGCGGCGAGCTCCGCCACCAGGGGCTGGTAGGGCTCGGGGAAGGCCAGGAGGAAGGCCCGGCCCAGGCGGGGCAGGTCGTAGAGGAGGTAAATGGAAAGGGCGAGGGCGGTGAAGAGCTGGAAGATGCCGCCCAGGAGACCGGTGAAAAAGCCCAGGAGATTGCCCCCTTGAGAAAGGAGGGCCTGAAACCAGCGGACGAGGGTTTCCAAGAAGCCCTGGAGGAGCCCCTGCAGGTTGCGGCTGGCCTCGGCGAGGATGGGGCTCAGGCCCTCGGGCACCGGCACCGCCCGCACCCGGTCGGGGAGGGAGAGGAGCCAGGCGAACAAGGGGTCCAGAAGGCGGGGTAGCTCCTGGGCCAGGCGGGACAACTCCAGGACCGTTTGGGCGGTGAGGAAGGAGGCAAGCCCCAGGAAAAGCCCTAAAAGAAGGTAGACCAAGGCCACCCCCAAAGCCCGGGGGAGGCGGAGGCCCTCAAAGAAACGCACCAAGGGGTGGAAAAGGTACGCGAAGGCGAAGGCGAAGAGGAGGACGGAAAGGGCGGGCCAGGCCCGGGCCAGGAGGCGGTAGAGGAGGAAAAGGAGGAGGAGGTAGACCAGAACCCGCACGTAGGGGTTTTCCCAGACCTTGGCGAAGGCCTCGCGCATGGGGCTATTCTAGGCCGAAGAAGGCCTTGGCCTGGCGCAAAAGGGCCTCGCCCACAAGGCCCTGGAAGAGGAAACGGCCCCGGTCGGGCTCGCCTTCCCAGACCTCCAAGAGAAGCCTGGGGGCCCCGCCCTGGAGGCCGGTATTCCCCACGTAGCCCAAGGGGTCACCCCGGTGGAGGCGGCTTCCCACCTTTAGGCCCCGGTAGGGGGCAAGGAGGTGGCCGTAGACCGAGGTGCGGCCGTCGGGGTGGCGGACCCAGACCTCGAGGCCCCTCAACACGTCCATCTCCTCGGGGCCCGCCCCTTCCCTAACCCGCTCCAGAAGGGCCTGGAAAGCCTCCGGAGAGGGTTCTTGGTAGTCCAGGTCCACCTTCACCACCTCCCCGCTGGCCGCCGCCACCACCCCCATGCCCCGCACCACGGGCACGCAGGCATCCCCCCCTTGGAAGACGAAGCCGGCGTTCACCCCCTTGCGGTAGGGGCGGGGGGCGTTGGGCAGGTTCTCGGGCCGGGTGGGGAGGCAAGCCCCGGGAAGGGGCAGGCGGTAGCCCTCGGGGGCCCAGAGGGCCTGGGCCTTGGCGGCGGCCACCTCCTGGCGGAGGAGGGCAAGCTGCCGCCCCCGGGAGGAAAAGCCCCAGGTGACCACCAAGGCGTAGAGGGCAAGGACCAGGAGAAGGTAATGCCCCGGCTTCCACCCCATGGGGCCATGCTACAAGAAAAGGGGCCCTTTCCGGGCCCCCGGAGGAGGTTAACGGCTAGAGGAGCTTGAGGAGCCTTTCCTTAATCTCCTTGGCGGAAAGGCCCTCCAGCTTAAGGCCCTTGGCCCTTTCCAAAAGCTCGTAGACCTTGGGGATGTGGCTCGTGGCCACGCGGAAGGTGATCTCCTGGCCGGCCACCTTCACCCGCACCTTCTGCAGGTTGGGGTACTGGCGCCGCTTGGAAATCCCCGTGGTCTTCTTGCCCACGCCCCCTTCCCGCTTGGCCTTACCCCGCCTCTGGATGCTGTTGGCCACGATGGGCCGCTTTCCGCTAATCTCACACACCTTAGCCATGGCACCCTCCCGTGCCCGAAGGCAAACCCTATGGAGTATAGCACAAGGGGCCCCATCCGGTAGACTCTTGGGGATGCCCACGGTGCTCGTGCCCTTGCTGATGGCCTTTGACCAGATCCTCAAGCTCTGGGCCCTGGAGAACCTCTCCCCGGTGCCGAAGCCCCTCCTGGGCGACCTCCTTTACCTGACCCTCGTGCATAACAGTGGGGCGGGCTTTGGCCTTTTGCAGGGGAAAGCCCCCCTCCTCGGGTGGCTGAGCCTTTCGGTGGGGACGGTCCTCCTCTACCTCCTCGCAAGCCGCCGCTACCCCTTAGGCCAAGCCCTCGCCCTCTCCCTCATCGCCGCCGGGGCCTTGGGGAACGGGATAGACCGCCTGGGCCGGGGGTGGGTGGTGGACTACCTGGACCTGGGCACCTCCATCCCCCTCATCGCCCAGTTCCCCGTCTTCAACCTGGCGGATGTTTGCGTGACGCTCGGGGCGCTCCTTCTCCTCTTCGCCCCCAGGCGGCGAAAAAGAGGATTCTAAACCCTTTCCAGGACCCGGGCGAAGCGCTCCAGGGCCTTCTTCAGGTTCTCCTCGCTGGTGGCGTAGGAAAGGCGCACGTGGCCAAAGGCGGCGAAGTCCGTGCCCGGGACCACGGCCACCCCCGCCTCCAGGAGGCGCTCCGCCGCCTTCACCTCGTCCTCGGCGAGGGGGGCGGTGTCCATCAGGACGTAGAAGGCCCCCTGTGGGCGCACCGCCTTCAGGCCGATCTGGGCTAGGCCCGCAAGGAGCAGGTCCCGCCGCCTCCGGTAGGCCTCCCGGGCCATCTCCACGAAGGCGCGGGAGGCTTCCTGGTTGGTGAGGGCCTCGAGGGTAGCCCACTGGGCGATGGTGTCGGGGCTCGTGGTGGACTGGCTGGAAACGTCGGCCATGGCCTTGATGACCTCCTTGGGCCCGCAGGCGTAGCCGATGCGCCAGCCCGTCATGGCGAAGGCCTTGGCCGCCCCGTTCACGGTGATGGTGCGCTCGGGGGCCACGCGCCCCGGGGAGAAGTGGGCCCCCTCGTAGATGAGGTGCTCGTAGATCTCGTCGGAGATCAGGTAGAAATCGTGGGCCTGGGCCAGTTCGGCCAGGGCCTTAAGGACCTCCTCGGGGTAGACGGCCCCCGTGGGGTTGTTGGGGGAGTTCACCACCAGGGCTTTGGTGCGGGGAGTGATGGCCCGCCTCACCCGCTCCGGGTCGGGCACGAAGCCCTCTTCCGGCAAGGTCGCCACCTCCACCGGCACCCCCCGGCGAAGCGCACCATCTCCGGGTAGCTCACCCAGTAGGGGGCCAGGACGATGACCTCGTCCCCGGGGTCCAGGATGGCCTGGAAGAGGTTGAAGAGGGCCTGCTTCCCCCCCACGGTGACGATGGTCTCCTCCGGGCGCACCTCAAGGCCGTTGTCCCGGCGGAACTTCTCCGCCACCGCCTCCCTCAGCTCGGGGATGCCCGCCGGGGGGGCGTACTTGGTCTTTCCTTGGGCCAAGGCCCGCCTCGCCGCCTCCTTCACGTGCTCGGGGGTGTCAAAGTCGGGCTCGCCGGCGGTGAGGGCCACCAGGTCCACCCCTTGGCGCCTGAGCTCCAGGGCGCGGGCGTTCACCGCCACCGTGGCCGAGGGCTTCATGGCCTTGACCCTTTGCGAGAGGCCGCGCATGGCCTAAGTATAGGGCGGAAGGGGTAGGACGGGAACGGGGCCCTGGCCCGGGCGGTGGGTGGGGTGCGAAGGCCGTGCCGCTTGCGGTACCACCTTCCAGAGCGCCTTCAGGAACCCCTCTAGGAAGCCTCCAAAGGGCGCAGGAGGGGCTTACGCCCCTTTGCCCCGGCCCGGCGGCCCACCACCTTAAGGCCCAAGGGCTCCACCGTGGCCCGGTACACCCTCGCCTCCGGCAAAAGCTCCCCGTCGGCATGGGCAGGCACGGGGTAGGGGAAGTCCAGCTCCACCGCCTTCGCCGAAAAGGCTTCCACCTGGGGATGGGAGAGGTGCCGGCCCAAAAGGAGCCTGGGCAGGATGAAAACCACCCCGGGCCGGGAAAAGCGCTTGGCCAGGACCACGGAGAGGAGCCCGTCCTGGGGGTCGGCCATGGGGGCGATGGGGATGCCGCCCCCGTAAGCGGGGCCGTTCATGGCGGCGAGGAGCAACAGGGGGCCTTGGTAGACCTCCTGCCCGTCCAAAAGAAGCCGCCCCTCGGGTAGCCGGAGCTCCTTGAGCACGGCAAAGAGGGCGTAGAGGTAGCGGGGCATCCCCCGGAGGAAGGGGGGGGCGGAAAGGGCCTTTTGGGCCACCAGGGCGTCAAAGCCCACGCCCAAGGAGGCGCCAAAGGGCTCCCCGTTGACCCGGCAGAGGTCCACCGCCTCCTCGGGGGCGAGGAGGGCGTGCTCCAAAGCCAAAGGCCAGGGAAGCCCCCTTAGGCCTAGCATGCGGGCGAAATCGTTCCCGCTCCCAATGGGCACCACCCCGAGAACCTTTTCCGTGCCGGCTATGCCCCGGAGCACCTCGTGGACCGTGCCGTCCCCCCCCACGGCCACCACCCGCGCACCCTCGGGGGCCCGTTGGGCGAGTTCCGTGGCGTGGCCTGGGCCTTCGGTGAGGAAGGCCTTGGCGCCCCTTTCCCGGGCGGCCCTTAAGATGGCCCCAGAAAGCCTCCCCACCTTGCCCCGGCCCGCCGCCGGGTTCACGATGACCCAACGTTCCACCCCCGTATTCTAGGGCCATGGGCCTTCTCGCCCACTTCCTCCAAGGGCCCCACCCCAAGACCTCCCTCCTCCTCACCCGGGCCGGGCCGGTGGAAAACCCCCACCACCTCCTCCATAGCCACCCGGGCCTCCCCCTCTCCGGGGAGGGAAGAGAGGCGCTCCACAGGCTTGTTCCCCTCCTAAAGCGCTACCCCTTGGTCCAGGTCTACGCCGCCGATAGCCTGGCCGAAGGGGAGGCGGCGGCCCTTTTGGGGGAGGCGCTCGGAATCCCTTATGCCCTCCTCCCCGCCCTTCGGGAAAGGCGCTGGGGGGCTTGGGAAGGGCTCAGCTTCGCCGAGGTGGAGGCCCGCTACCCCGAGGTGGTGCGGGCCTGGCTAGCGGACGAGGCGGGCTTCGCCCCGCCCTTGGGGGAGAGCCTGCGGGAAGCGTGGGCGCGGGGGAAGGAGGCGGTAAAGGAGCTTTTACGCAGGCACTGGGGCCAGGCCATCCTGGTGGTGGGGAACTGCACGGTCAACCGCGCCGCCTTAAGCCTCGCCCTCCCCCTTCCCCCGGAGGAGGGCCTAAGGCTAGAGCAGGACTACGCCCGGCTCACCGCGGTGGACTTCTACGGGGAAGAAGGGGTGGTGAAGGCCCTCAACCTGGACCCTTGTCCCTAGCCGCCCTTGGGGCCATGGGGGTAGACTGAAGGCATGATCCGGCCCGTGGCCCGCCAGGACCTCCCGGGGCTTTTGCAGCTCCTCCGCTTCATGGACGAAAGCCCCCAAAGGGGGGTTTTGGCCCCGGAGGCGCGGGACCTCGAGGGCCTGGCCGAGGAACTGGAGGACGGCCTCGTCCTCCTCCGGGAGGGGGAGGTGGCGGGGTACGTGGGCCTTTACCCCTTCTGGGACGGGGCGGCCCTGGAGGGCCCCTTGGCCTACCGGAAAGAGGACCTCCTCCCCCTCCTCGAGGCGGCGGAAAGGCGGGCCAGGGAGCTTGGGGTGGACAGGCTTTACGCCTTTCCCCGGGAGGAGAACCGGGAGGTGCGCCAGGCCCTGGAGGAAGCGGGGTACGGCCTCCTCCACGTCACCTACTTCTTCGTGAAAAACCCGGAGGGCCTGGACTTCCCGCCCCCGAAGGCGTGCGCATCCGGGAGGGCTTCCCGGGGCCCGAGGTGTACCGGGAGCTCTACCGGGAAAGCGAGGAGGGCTGGGCCCTCCGCCTCAAGTGGACGGACGAGGAGCTTGGGGAGCACTTCGCCGACCCCGCCATCCACCTCCTGGTGGCCTACCAGGGGGAGGAGCCGGTGGGCATGGCCGAGGTGGAGTTGGAAGACCGGGAGGCCAGCGTGGCCTACATCGGCGTGGTGCCCCGGGCGCGGGGGAAGGGCATCGGGCGCGCCCTCCTGGCGGAAGCGGCAAGGCTCGCCCAAAGGAAGGGGGCAAGGCTTCTCCGGGTGCGGGCCCACGACCACGAGAAGGGGGCCTTGGAGCTTTACCGCTCCTTGGGGTTTAGCCTCGAGGAGGCGGTGGCCACCTACGCCAAGGAGCTTAGGGCCAGGCGGTAGGTCTCCGCATGGGCGGCCACGGTGAGGGCGGGGTCCCGGTTATACCCCCCGCCCATGACCACCACCAAGGGCACGCCGAGCCTCTTCACGAAGCGGAAGACGGCGAGGTCCCGCCGCCTCACCCCTTCGGGGCTTAAGGCCAGGCGGCCGAAACGGTCCCCCTTCAGGACGTCCACCCCGGCGTTGTAGAAGACGAGGCCGGGGCGGAAGTCCTGGGCCACCTCGAGGGCGGCCTCGAGGGCGCTCAGGTAGGCCTCGTCCCCCACCCCGTCGGGCAGGCCCACGTCCAGGTCGCTCCGCTCCTTTTTCAGGGGGTAGTTCCGCTCCCCGTGGAGGGAAAGGGTGAAAACCAGGGGGTCGCTCTGGAAAAAGACGGCGGTGCCGTTCCCCTGGTGGGCGTCCAGGTCCACCACCAAGACCCGCCCCCCAAAGCCCCGCTTGGCCCTTAGCCAGTGGATGGCCACGGCCACGTCGTTGAAGAGGCTATACCCTTCGGCCCGGCCCGGGAAGGCGTGGTGGGTACCCCCCGCAAGGTTAAGCCCAAGGCCCTCCTCCAAGGCGTCCTCCGCCGCCCTTAGGGTCCCCCCAGCGGCGTGGAGGGCCCTTTGGAGGAGGGCTTGGCTAAAGGGAAGCCCCAAGCGCAGGGACTCCTCCCGGGTAAGGCCTTGGGTGAAGAGCTTTGCCAAGTACTCCCCCTCATGGGCCAGGTAAAGCGCCTCCCTCGGCACCTCGGGGGCGGGGAGGATGGGAAGAAGCCCCTTTAGGGCCTCCGCCACCCCCCCGTACTTGTAGAGGGGAAAGGGGTGCCCCTCAGGCAAGGAGAAGGAGAGGTGGGCCGTGGTGTAAGCCCGCACGCCCCTATCCTTGCGCCTTCCTGCCAGAATGAAAAGAAGCGTGCGCCTCCTTCTCCTTTCCGACCAGGTCCACCCCCACATCCACTCCCCCCGCTTCCCGCAAAACCTGCCCCCCTTTGACCTGGTCCTGGCGGCGGGGGATCTGCCGGGGGAATACCTGGAGTACGTGGCCAGCAAGGTGGCGGTGCCGGTGCTTTTCGTGCCCGGCAACCACGGGGAGGAATGGGTGTGGGAAGAGGGGCGGAAGAAACGCCCCGGGGGCGTGGTGAACCTCCACGGCAGGCTCTACCGCCACCGGGGGCTCCTCTTCTACGGCATCGGGGGGGTGCCCCGGTACCGCGAAGGGGAAGGACAGCTTGCGGAAGCCGAGCTCTACCGCATGGCCCTCAAACCCTTGCTTCTCCTGCCCCGCCGGTTCCTTAGGGGCCGGGGCGTAGACGTCCTCCTCACCCACGCCCCGCCCCCGGGACCCACGGCGGGGGAGGACTTCGCCCATAGGGGAAGCGGCGCCTTCCTCCTCTTCCACCGCCTTTTCCGCCCCCGGCTCCACGTCCACGGCCACACCCCCCTCGTGGGGGCCAACCCCCAAAGGCGCTACCAAACCCCTTTGGGGGTAGAGGTGGTGCACGCCCAGGGCTATGCCCTTTGGGACCTCTAGCCACCCCCGCGGCTTGCGGCGAAGGCGATGCGGTTAAACCAAGCCTCCGCCTCCTCCCCTTCCACCCCGACCCAAAGCTGCGGGATGCTCAGGCTTCCCACCCTTAAGGGCTCGGCCTCGGCGAAGCGGACCATGGCCCCGGGGAGGGCGTAATGGCCTTCCCCTAGCTTCCTTCCGCCCCAGGAAACCAGGTACTCCTCTAGAAGCCAGGGGGGAAGTGCCCCGAAGGTGGCCTCCGGCGCCCCGCCCGCCACCGGCGGGAAGAGGTCCAAGGTGGCTTCCGGGGAAAGGGGGGTGGAAAGGCCCTCCAGGTAGCGCACGTCCCGCCCCTCCAAAAAGACCGAAACCCGCTCCGCCAAGGCCTCCCCCTCAAAAAGCTCCTCCCTTAGCTTGGGGTAGGCCCGGACCAGGTTTTCCAACACCTCCCCCACGGTCCTGCCCTCCACCTCCAGGTGGCTTTGCCCCGTGAGGTCGCGGAAAGTGGCGTACAGGTTCACCTTGGGCATAGGGCCAGTTTAAACCCCGGCCCCCTAGAGGGCCGGGGCTAGGGAGGGGGCTTAATCGTCCGCCGCTTGGGAGAGGATGCCGAGCTCGGCGAGCTTCGCCCTGGGCACCACGCCCTTTTCCCAGCCCCGCTCCCGGTAGTACTCCTCCAGCATGAGGTCCAGCTCCGCGCGTTGCCCCTTGGAGCCGGCGCAGTCCGAGGGCTCCTCCAGGAAGCGCTTGGGCAGGTAGTCCGAGCCCTCGGCCCAGCCCGCCAGGTTGTTGTAGTAGCGCTCCAGGTTGTAGATGCGCTCGCCAATCTGCAGGATCTCCTCCGGGCTCACCGGGCGGCCCCAGTAGGCGGCGAGCTGCTTGGCGTACTCCTCGGGCCCTTCGGCGAACTGGCTGAACTTGCAGAGGTCCAGGGAGTCGGTGAAGGCGGAAAGGTCTTGGAAGAGCTTGGTGAGCTTGCCCTTGCCCTCCCAGGCCAAGGGATCGGTCTTGTAGGGCACCCCCAGGATCTCCGAGGCGGGGGTGTAGGCCCTAAGGTGGCAGGCCCCGCGGTTGGAGGTGGCGTAGGCGATGCCCATGCCCTTGAGGCCCCGGGGGTCGTAGGCGGGGATGGACTGGCCCTTCACCTCCAAGGAGATCTCCGGGTGACCGATGGCTTTGGCGAAGCGGGCCGGGCCTTCCGCCAGCATGTCCCCCACCCCCTTGCGGAGGGCGATGGCCTCGAGGATGCGGATCTCCCCTTCCTTGTCCCCGAAGCGGAGGCCGTCCTCCCCGGTGTAGTAGCCCTTCTCCGTGGCCTCCATGAGGACGGCGATGGCGTTGCCCGCCTCAATGGTGTCCATGCCGTAGGCGTTGCAGAGGTAGATGGCGTAGCCCGTCCAGTCGGTGTCCGTGTGCCCGGCCTGGGCCCCCAGGGCCCAGGCGGACTCGTACTCGTAGGACTCAAAGCGGATGGTCTTGCCGTTGATGTGGACCTCCACCATCTTCTTGCAGGCCACGGGGCAGGCGTGGCAGGTGTTGTCCTTGACGAGGCGGTGCTCCCGGATGTACTCCCCGGAGATGGCCTGCACGCCGTCTATGCAGGTGTGCTGGGCGTTGAAGGTGGGCAGGGCCCCCATGACGTTGGTGATGTTCATGAGAACGTTGGTGCCGTAGAGGGAAAGCCCGCCCTTCTTGGGGGCGGTGACGTTCTTGGGGTCGTTGATGGTGGCGGAGGCCAGCCGGTCCGCCTCCCGCCAAAGCTCGGGGTCCTTGGGCTGGGGCATCTGCTCCTGCTTGCCCACCACCACGATGGCCTTGAGCCGCTTGCTCCCCGCCACCGCCCCAGTGCCCCCCCGGCCCGCCGCCCGCTCGTCGTTGTTGATCCAGTTGGCGAAGCGCACCCGGTTCTCCCCGGCGGGGCCGATGGCCATCACGTCCGCCTCCTCCCCGTGCCGCTCGCGGAGGATGCGGTGCACCTCGTGGGTGGTCTTGCCCCAGAGGTCGCTGGCGTCGTGGAGGGTCACCTCCCCGTCCTTGACCAGGAGGTAGACGGGCTTCTCCGAGGCCCCCTTGATGAGGAGGCCGTCAAACCCCGCCCACTTTAGTTTGGCGGCGGTCCAGCCCCCCATGTGGCTGTCCGTGACCGTGCCCGTGAGGGGGCTTTTGGTGACCACGGCGAGCCGCCCCGACATCTTGGCCCGGGTACCGGAGAGGGGGCCGTTCATGATGGCCAGGAGGTTGTCCGGGCTAAAGGGGTCCACCTGGGGGCCGTTCTCAAACACGTACTTCACCCCAAGGCCCCGGCCCCCCACGTACATCTCCAGGTCCTTGGGGTCGGGGGCGAAGTACTCCACCTTGCCGCTCGTGAGGTCAATACGGGCAATCCTATGGGCATATCCTCCAAGCATGCTCACACCTCCTGAGGGCGGGATGGAAGCGAAGGGCGCCGTGAAGACCGCGCGGGGTTGCCCTGGTTTCGGGGGGATTATACCACTTCCCCTGGGGAAAAATGTGAGGCCTTTCGGGGATAATGGACCCATGCTGGCCCTAACCGGCGAGGTCCTGGTGGACCTCATCCTGGAGGGGGAAGAGCCTTTGCGCTTCACCGGGGTCCTGGGGGGCTCGGCCCTGAACACCGCCACCACCCTGGCCCGGCTTGGCCTCCCCGTGCGCTTCCTCTCGGAGGTGGGCACGGACTGGCTTTCCCAGTGGAGCGAGGCGGAGATGGCCCGAAGGGGCTTGGAAGCCCATCTCGTGCGCCACCGGGGCCCCATGCCCCTGGCCCTGGTGCGCCTGGGCGAAGGAGGAAACGCCACCTATAGCTTCCACCGCCCCTTCCAAGCCCCCTACCGGCCAGCGCCCGGGGGGCTACGGGGAGCCAAGGCCTTCCATTTCGGTTCCCTCTTCGCCCTGGAAGGGCGCACGGCGGATGGGGTCCTGGCCCTTTTGGAAGAGGCGGAGGGGGAAGGGGCCCTCCGCTCCTACGACCCCAACCTGCGCCATCCCCCCACGGGGGAGGAAAGGGAGCGCATCCAAGCCTACCTAAACCGGGTGGACCTCCTGAAGCTCTCCCTGGAGGACGCCCGCCTCCTCTTCCCGGAAAGCCCCCTGGAAGGGGTCCGGCGGCTTCCCCCACCCCTCAAGGTC encodes:
- a CDS encoding aldehyde ferredoxin oxidoreductase family protein; protein product: MLGGYAHRIARIDLTSGKVEYFAPDPKDLEMYVGGRGLGVKYVFENGPQVDPFSPDNLLAIMNGPLSGTRAKMSGRLAVVTKSPLTGTVTDSHMGGWTAAKLKWAGFDGLLIKGASEKPVYLLVKDGEVTLHDASDLWGKTTHEVHRILRERHGEEADVMAIGPAGENRVRFANWINNDERAAGRGGTGAVAGSKRLKAIVVVGKQEQMPQPKDPELWREADRLASATINDPKNVTAPKKGGLSLYGTNVLMNITNVMGALPTFNAQHTCIDGVQAISGEYIREHRLVKDNTCHACPVACKKMVEVHINGKTIRFESYEYESAWALGAQAGHTDTDWTGYAIYLCNAYGMDTIEAGNAIAVLMEATEKGYYTGEDGLRFGDKEGEIRILEAIALRKGVGDMLAEGPARFAKAIGHPEISLEVKGQSIPAYDPRGLKGMGIAYATSNRGACHLRAYTPASEILGVPYKTDPLAWEGKGKLTKLFQDLSAFTDSLDLCKFSQFAEGPEEYAKQLAAYWGRPVSPEEILQIGERIYNLERYYNNLAGWAEGSDYLPKRFLEEPSDCAGSKGQRAELDLMLEEYYRERGWEKGVVPRAKLAELGILSQAADD
- a CDS encoding carbohydrate kinase family protein, with the protein product MLALTGEVLVDLILEGEEPLRFTGVLGGSALNTATTLARLGLPVRFLSEVGTDWLSQWSEAEMARRGLEAHLVRHRGPMPLALVRLGEGGNATYSFHRPFQAPYRPAPGGLRGAKAFHFGSLFALEGRTADGVLALLEEAEGEGALRSYDPNLRHPPTGEERERIQAYLNRVDLLKLSLEDARLLFPESPLEGVRRLPPPLKVLTLGEEGALAFLGEREVRLPAERVAVVDTVGAGDSFTAGLLTLLLRKGYTRASLPTLAPEDLEASLRGATALAALACTVRGAYLPEEGLRAWRARFLGD